A window of Bacteroidetes Order II. bacterium contains these coding sequences:
- a CDS encoding TIGR00730 family Rossman fold protein, with the protein MNICVFCASSETIAEAYKTIARQFGYAIAQRGHTLVYGGGNVGLMGELARAVHQENGHVIGVIPESLKLKERAYTHADRLVVTPDMRARKAAMDELADVFVALPGGFGTLEEVTEAITARYLGFHHKPIFFLNTRQFYNPLFELFAHFSREGFSQPQHDVAFEAVETLDELWTRLKH; encoded by the coding sequence ATGAATATTTGTGTTTTCTGTGCGTCTAGCGAGACCATTGCCGAAGCGTATAAAACCATCGCACGGCAATTTGGGTACGCCATTGCACAGCGGGGCCATACATTGGTATATGGCGGCGGAAATGTAGGGCTGATGGGAGAATTAGCAAGGGCCGTACATCAGGAAAACGGCCATGTCATAGGGGTTATTCCGGAATCCCTAAAACTAAAGGAGCGGGCCTATACACATGCCGACCGTTTGGTGGTGACACCAGATATGCGGGCACGTAAAGCTGCAATGGATGAATTGGCGGATGTTTTTGTGGCGCTTCCAGGTGGATTTGGGACGCTCGAAGAAGTGACAGAGGCGATTACAGCTCGTTATTTAGGGTTCCACCATAAGCCCATTTTTTTCCTGAACACACGCCAGTTTTATAATCCATTGTTTGAATTATTCGCCCATTTTTCACGGGAAGGGTTCTCTCAACCCCAACATGATGTGGCATTTGAGGCAGTGGAAACCCTCGACGAGCTCTGGACAAGGTTGAAACATTAA
- the bshB1 gene encoding bacillithiol biosynthesis deacetylase BshB1, protein MKLDVLALAAHPDDIELSCGGTVCLLVKQGYRVGVVDFTRGELGSRGTPELRALEAAEASEVMGIHARENLGIPDGHIENTPENRLKVIEVLRRYRPHLVLVNAPKDRHPDHPNAAVLSLEAIFYAGLRKIITHEKDGTEQVPWRPSHVLHYFQSVMEEMEPTLVVDVTEVWEQRVAAMQAFRSQFWSKAYNPSADEPETFISSPAFMEWLEARARTFGYRIGAKYAEPFLYHNGPIGVKDLMETLTAEKPY, encoded by the coding sequence ATGAAATTAGACGTTCTGGCACTTGCTGCTCATCCAGATGATATTGAACTTTCCTGCGGCGGTACGGTGTGCCTGCTGGTTAAACAGGGGTACCGTGTGGGGGTTGTGGACTTTACGCGGGGCGAATTGGGTTCTCGTGGAACCCCTGAACTTCGTGCTTTAGAAGCGGCAGAAGCCTCAGAGGTGATGGGCATACATGCGCGGGAGAACCTAGGTATTCCGGATGGCCATATCGAGAATACTCCTGAAAATCGTCTAAAAGTTATTGAAGTACTGCGTCGGTATAGACCCCATCTTGTCTTGGTGAATGCGCCTAAAGACCGCCATCCCGATCACCCTAATGCTGCCGTTTTGTCTTTGGAGGCTATTTTTTATGCCGGACTTCGTAAGATTATAACGCACGAAAAAGACGGGACCGAGCAAGTACCGTGGCGACCGAGCCATGTCCTCCACTATTTTCAATCGGTTATGGAAGAGATGGAGCCAACCTTGGTGGTGGATGTGACCGAGGTGTGGGAACAACGTGTGGCGGCCATGCAGGCTTTTCGGTCGCAGTTCTGGTCGAAGGCGTATAATCCAAGCGCCGATGAGCCGGAAACATTCATTTCTTCGCCAGCTTTCATGGAGTGGCTTGAGGCGCGCGCGCGCACCTTTGGTTATCGGATTGGGGCAAAATATGCAGAACCTTTTTTATATCACAATGGGCCTATTGGCGTGAAGGACTTGATGGAGACCCTGACCGCCGAAAAGCCATATTGA
- a CDS encoding GNAT family N-acetyltransferase, with protein MSFWQTKKIRLREIDTEDTDILIDWRNDSEAMRQLDLLPPLVAKTWQKHLIERHNTAPLDDDNYRFLIEDNNKEVVGGITTVACDRRVGTFSYEVFVEREFRQKGYATDAIGLILRYFFEELRYHKVTIATLSTNDAGISLHNKLGYKEEGCLRHLAYSGGKHGDLMLMGLLREEWEEKFPHPERFTDTGNKKKLGF; from the coding sequence ATGAGTTTCTGGCAAACCAAAAAAATTCGCCTTCGGGAAATAGACACCGAAGATACCGATATCCTAATTGACTGGCGAAATGACAGCGAAGCAATGCGCCAATTGGACCTACTTCCTCCTCTTGTGGCCAAAACATGGCAAAAACACCTCATTGAACGCCACAATACGGCCCCTTTGGACGACGATAATTATCGGTTTTTGATCGAAGACAACAACAAAGAAGTGGTGGGGGGGATTACGACCGTTGCCTGTGATCGTCGTGTTGGGACTTTTTCATACGAAGTATTTGTTGAGCGCGAGTTTAGACAAAAGGGCTATGCCACAGATGCGATCGGACTAATTCTCCGTTATTTCTTTGAGGAGTTGCGGTATCATAAAGTAACCATTGCCACCTTATCCACCAACGACGCAGGCATTTCCTTACACAACAAATTAGGGTATAAGGAAGAGGGTTGTCTAAGGCATTTGGCGTATTCGGGTGGAAAACATGGCGATCTCATGCTCATGGGCTTATTACGGGAAGAATGGGAAGAAAAGTTCCCTCATCCAGAGCGATTTACCGATACGGGCAATAAGAAAAAACTAGGTTTTTAA
- a CDS encoding NRDE family protein → MCTLLLAIGQHPQFPFVLAGNRDEFYKRATQPAGWWPEFPNVYGGRDLAGGGTWLGITKSGRFATLTNYRDLNNLTPNAPTRGTVVSDFLTSDKHPLAYLEEVVPTLNRYNGFNLLVGLLKNERGVPEIWYLHHGQKTSLSIPIKLQSGIYGLSNAALNTPWPKVVIGRSRFADILHKEAPKPAHFLALLEDETIYPDEDLPQTGVSQEWERVLSAMCIRSPAYGTRVNSVLQADHQGLLHFWERTYLPDTQTYEVQDILIQSHHPLLNMM, encoded by the coding sequence ATGTGTACTTTATTGCTCGCAATAGGACAACACCCCCAATTCCCCTTTGTTCTGGCAGGAAACCGAGATGAGTTTTATAAACGCGCTACCCAACCTGCCGGATGGTGGCCCGAATTTCCGAATGTTTACGGCGGACGCGATTTGGCAGGTGGGGGGACGTGGCTGGGCATTACAAAATCTGGGCGTTTTGCCACCCTCACCAATTACCGAGACCTCAATAACCTGACCCCAAATGCTCCTACACGAGGGACAGTGGTATCGGATTTTCTGACAAGTGATAAACATCCTTTAGCATATTTAGAGGAAGTGGTTCCTACGCTGAATCGGTATAATGGCTTCAATCTATTGGTGGGATTGCTCAAAAACGAAAGAGGTGTTCCCGAAATCTGGTACTTACATCATGGGCAAAAGACCTCTTTGTCTATACCCATCAAACTTCAATCCGGAATTTATGGTCTGTCAAATGCCGCACTAAATACGCCTTGGCCCAAAGTAGTCATAGGACGAAGTCGTTTTGCAGACATTTTGCACAAAGAAGCACCCAAACCAGCGCACTTTCTTGCGCTACTTGAAGATGAAACCATCTACCCAGACGAAGATTTACCTCAAACAGGGGTTTCCCAAGAATGGGAACGGGTACTCTCGGCCATGTGCATCCGGTCTCCAGCCTATGGAACTCGGGTAAACTCAGTTTTACAAGCAGACCACCAAGGATTGTTACATTTTTGGGAACGTACCTACCTTCCAGACACCCAAACTTATGAGGTACAAGACATCTTGATCCAGTCCCATCACCCCCTCCTTAATATGATGTAA
- a CDS encoding sigma-70 family RNA polymerase sigma factor, translating to MYSSDQIENLLKAMNEGDLKARDALFKLVYQELGHIARANLRNWRAAHPTIDTRALVHETFLKLTSGKSPDWQGRAHFYNAVAKAMRQIILNYVRDKQAGKRNGVNESVWELDEQLELMVADAPERIEALNEALKLLEKTDKRCFDVVNYRFFLGLDIGETAELLGINPRTVNRDWSFSRAWLEARIEEILSPTS from the coding sequence ATGTATAGTTCCGATCAAATCGAAAACTTGCTTAAGGCCATGAATGAGGGAGACCTTAAAGCAAGAGATGCCTTGTTTAAATTGGTCTATCAGGAATTGGGCCATATTGCACGCGCCAATCTTCGGAATTGGCGTGCCGCTCATCCAACGATTGATACCCGTGCCTTGGTACACGAAACCTTTTTAAAACTCACTTCTGGCAAATCCCCCGATTGGCAGGGGCGGGCACATTTTTATAATGCAGTGGCAAAAGCCATGCGTCAAATTATTCTCAATTATGTCCGCGACAAACAAGCTGGCAAACGCAATGGGGTGAACGAGTCTGTTTGGGAATTGGATGAACAACTGGAGTTGATGGTAGCTGATGCGCCGGAACGTATCGAAGCCCTGAATGAAGCGCTGAAACTGCTCGAAAAAACAGATAAACGATGCTTCGACGTTGTGAATTATCGTTTTTTCCTTGGGTTAGACATTGGGGAAACGGCTGAATTGTTGGGGATAAACCCCCGAACGGTTAACCGAGACTGGTCTTTTTCGCGGGCATGGCTCGAAGCACGAATCGAAGAAATTTTATCACCCACGTCCTGA
- a CDS encoding DUF4249 domain-containing protein has protein sequence MKYIFLIIGPFLFWGCDFEQVVDINIPLKPQLVLNGALNPDSSLTIQLSKNTNSVGEHKMPEFVQNATVTAWEDGVIVGNMKWIGVEGRYRLENVYPQAGKTYRIKASAAGFPDVEAETTIPKPIQLSANIVMQGQNATLKLVLTDVQEEINYYMLAAYTYHPETTLSGSDGGPRTLPASIGWANCSVKASFLPASSFELEGMGQYCSGRRMLFSDVLMKAKENPFEILLSELDQRDGVKTCVVVAAIPKILIDYDATTYNNNSDLGLFSEPMNVLGNVKGGLGLLISYNGVRYDI, from the coding sequence ATGAAATATATCTTCTTGATAATAGGTCCTTTCTTATTCTGGGGGTGCGACTTCGAGCAAGTGGTGGACATTAATATCCCGCTAAAACCCCAATTGGTGCTCAATGGAGCCCTGAACCCAGACAGTAGCTTGACCATCCAACTGTCGAAAAACACCAATTCGGTTGGCGAGCATAAGATGCCGGAATTTGTACAGAATGCAACCGTTACGGCATGGGAAGATGGCGTAATAGTGGGGAATATGAAGTGGATAGGTGTGGAAGGGCGATATCGTTTGGAAAATGTATATCCGCAGGCCGGAAAAACCTACCGGATTAAGGCAAGTGCCGCTGGTTTTCCGGATGTTGAGGCTGAAACGACTATTCCTAAACCAATTCAACTAAGTGCCAATATCGTTATGCAAGGACAGAATGCGACCCTGAAACTGGTGCTTACAGATGTGCAGGAAGAAATAAATTATTACATGCTGGCAGCCTATACGTATCACCCCGAAACAACTTTGTCTGGGTCAGATGGTGGCCCGAGGACGTTGCCAGCGAGTATTGGCTGGGCGAATTGTTCCGTCAAAGCCTCTTTTCTCCCCGCGTCCTCGTTTGAATTAGAGGGAATGGGGCAATATTGCAGTGGCCGCAGGATGTTGTTTAGCGATGTACTTATGAAAGCAAAAGAAAACCCATTTGAGATATTGCTTTCGGAGTTAGACCAAAGGGACGGAGTAAAAACCTGTGTAGTTGTGGCGGCCATTCCCAAGATATTGATAGACTATGATGCCACCACGTATAACAACAACTCCGATCTTGGCTTGTTTAGCGAGCCAATGAATGTGTTAGGCAACGTAAAAGGTGGGCTTGGTCTATTAATCAGTTATAATGGGGTTCGGTACGATATTTAA
- a CDS encoding TonB-dependent receptor plug domain-containing protein, with amino-acid sequence MRNWIFWIVVVFGLCTLPIGVHAQSRFTISGYVEDAESGEKLIGATIYAPELKAGTVANKYGFYSLTLPASEVVKIVVSFVGYKVQILHISNRKDVVMNIRLTPEPTSNETEIVGERVENIIQSTRMGTIDVPIEQIRKVPAILGERDLLKAIQLLPGVKGGTEGSSGLYVRGGGPDQNLILLDGAPVYNASHLFGFFSVFNTDAIQHVELTKGGFPARYGGRLSSVLDISMKEGNLREWQADGGVGIISSRLTVQGPLIKDKMSVLVSGRRTYADVLARPIIRSLNARGEGPGGEVGYYFYDLNAKLNYIISPKDRVYLSTYSGKDHAYTNIIQNNELDNLALGLSISTSESTKGDLKWGNQTTTFRWNHLFSKQLFANTMMTYSDYTFNIDLGYEYKRSENGKLIERDYQRAQYLSGITDKSARIDFDYLPIPAHAIKFGALGIWHAYRPGAASLRTEETGVAPRDTTLAPKTTLTKATELAAYIEDDWAISEKMKFNVGLHASGFQVGKTFYPSLQPRFAFRYLTGAYAFKASFVTMRQYVHLLANSGVGLPTDLWLPATERVKPQSAWQAALGISRVFSEAGIEASIEGYYKPMKNLIEYKVGANFLNDPTTDWQDKVEIGNGEAYGLEFFLQKKTGRTSGWIGYTLSWSNRTFPNLNNGLTFPYRYDRRHDLAVVVSHKISEKADFAFNWVYGSGNAVTLAQARFRGMDQLPGDPIGLVGGGFRGQLHDLRMVLTDYGSRNGYRTTAMHRLDVALNIHRNKSMAFLGNRIRTWTFGAYNAYNHKNPFYIYLSTRYEFPDGFFGEPKMTTQYRQVSIVPVIPSISYTFKI; translated from the coding sequence ATGAGAAATTGGATTTTTTGGATTGTGGTGGTCTTTGGCCTCTGTACGCTGCCGATTGGAGTACACGCACAGAGCCGTTTTACCATCAGTGGCTATGTGGAGGATGCCGAGAGCGGTGAAAAGCTCATTGGAGCCACCATCTATGCACCAGAACTGAAGGCGGGTACAGTAGCCAATAAATATGGGTTTTATAGCCTTACCTTGCCTGCCTCAGAGGTGGTAAAAATTGTGGTATCGTTTGTGGGCTACAAAGTACAAATCCTACATATTTCAAACCGGAAAGATGTGGTGATGAATATCCGACTCACGCCCGAACCGACCTCTAACGAGACCGAAATTGTGGGTGAACGGGTAGAAAATATCATCCAATCTACCCGGATGGGTACCATAGATGTGCCAATTGAGCAAATCCGAAAAGTGCCAGCCATTTTAGGAGAACGCGATCTATTAAAGGCCATTCAACTCCTTCCAGGTGTAAAAGGGGGAACGGAAGGCTCCTCCGGGTTGTATGTGCGTGGTGGTGGCCCAGACCAAAACCTGATCCTCTTAGACGGTGCGCCTGTCTATAATGCCAGTCACCTTTTTGGCTTTTTCTCAGTGTTTAATACCGATGCCATACAACACGTAGAACTTACTAAAGGGGGGTTCCCTGCACGATATGGTGGTCGTCTTTCTTCTGTTTTAGATATTAGTATGAAGGAAGGGAATTTACGGGAGTGGCAAGCAGATGGCGGGGTGGGCATTATCTCTTCGCGGCTTACCGTACAGGGTCCACTGATCAAAGACAAAATGAGCGTGTTGGTATCGGGACGGCGGACCTATGCGGATGTGCTGGCGCGACCTATCATTCGATCGCTAAATGCAAGAGGCGAAGGGCCGGGTGGGGAGGTAGGGTATTATTTTTATGACCTGAATGCCAAACTAAATTATATCATCTCCCCTAAAGACCGGGTTTATTTGAGTACGTACTCTGGTAAAGACCATGCTTATACGAATATTATCCAAAATAATGAATTGGACAATCTTGCGCTGGGTTTAAGTATATCCACCTCCGAAAGTACCAAGGGCGATTTGAAATGGGGTAATCAAACCACAACATTTCGCTGGAATCACTTGTTCTCTAAGCAACTTTTTGCGAATACCATGATGACGTACTCGGATTATACCTTTAATATAGACCTCGGATATGAATATAAACGATCCGAAAATGGCAAATTGATCGAGCGAGATTATCAACGGGCTCAATATCTTTCTGGGATTACAGATAAAAGTGCGCGAATAGATTTTGACTATCTGCCAATTCCGGCACACGCCATTAAGTTTGGAGCATTGGGGATATGGCACGCATACCGCCCCGGAGCGGCCAGTCTGCGAACAGAAGAAACCGGTGTCGCTCCCAGAGATACTACCTTAGCCCCGAAAACTACGCTTACAAAAGCCACAGAATTGGCGGCTTATATAGAGGATGATTGGGCGATTTCGGAGAAAATGAAGTTCAATGTGGGCTTACATGCCTCTGGATTTCAGGTAGGGAAAACATTTTATCCATCTCTTCAGCCGCGTTTTGCATTTCGGTATTTAACGGGAGCTTATGCCTTTAAAGCCTCTTTTGTGACAATGCGGCAATACGTCCACCTTTTGGCCAATAGTGGGGTAGGACTTCCAACCGATCTTTGGTTGCCAGCAACCGAACGGGTGAAGCCACAATCGGCGTGGCAAGCGGCTTTAGGCATCTCACGTGTGTTTTCGGAAGCAGGCATCGAAGCCAGTATCGAGGGCTATTATAAACCTATGAAAAACTTGATCGAGTACAAAGTAGGGGCAAACTTCCTGAACGATCCCACTACCGATTGGCAAGACAAGGTGGAAATTGGCAATGGCGAAGCATATGGTTTGGAGTTCTTTCTCCAAAAGAAAACGGGGCGAACCAGCGGATGGATCGGTTATACGCTTTCGTGGAGTAATCGGACATTTCCCAATCTGAACAATGGGCTCACATTCCCTTATCGCTACGATCGGCGGCATGATCTCGCCGTAGTAGTGAGTCATAAAATATCGGAAAAAGCAGATTTTGCCTTTAACTGGGTCTATGGTTCGGGAAATGCCGTAACATTAGCACAAGCCCGCTTTCGAGGGATGGATCAGTTGCCCGGAGACCCCATTGGGCTTGTCGGAGGAGGATTTAGGGGCCAGTTGCACGATCTGCGTATGGTGCTTACGGATTATGGGAGCCGGAATGGATACAGAACAACCGCCATGCACCGATTGGATGTAGCCCTCAATATTCATCGCAATAAGTCTATGGCTTTTTTGGGTAATCGCATACGGACGTGGACGTTTGGCGCGTACAATGCCTATAACCACAAAAACCCATTTTATATCTATTTGTCCACAAGATATGAATTTCCGGATGGGTTTTTCGGAGAACCAAAAATGACGACGCAATACCGACAAGTGAGTATTGTTCCTGTTATTCCTTCTATTTCTTATACCTTTAAAATATAA
- a CDS encoding HAD family hydrolase codes for MENWENEKLARLFEEFSESWSDAEATSDLPPPHQYSPLRTGKRPAVFFDRDGTLNEEVQYLHRIEDFRWIEGTPEAIRWLNENGYAVIVVTNQAGIARGYYEEKEVLQLHAFMQSQLEEINAHIDAFYYSPYHPEGSVEAYRKDHPDRKPGTGMFERAIEEWGLDPKHSFVIGDRNTDIEAGRALGMMSLLVLTGYGRSERYETLAHFIVHDVADAIAHIEMLHIRKQKGLTSDLWDTP; via the coding sequence ATGGAAAATTGGGAAAACGAAAAACTGGCACGGCTGTTCGAGGAATTTAGCGAGTCGTGGTCGGACGCCGAAGCAACATCAGACCTCCCCCCCCCCCACCAATATTCCCCTTTACGCACCGGAAAGCGCCCAGCCGTTTTTTTTGATCGTGACGGAACCCTGAATGAAGAGGTGCAATATCTGCACCGGATCGAGGACTTCCGTTGGATTGAAGGTACGCCGGAAGCCATTCGCTGGCTTAATGAAAATGGCTATGCCGTTATTGTGGTGACCAACCAAGCAGGCATTGCCCGTGGTTATTATGAGGAGAAAGAAGTCTTGCAATTACACGCTTTTATGCAAAGCCAACTAGAGGAAATAAATGCCCATATTGATGCCTTCTATTACTCGCCGTATCATCCGGAGGGCAGCGTGGAAGCATATCGGAAAGACCACCCAGACCGTAAGCCAGGTACTGGCATGTTTGAGAGGGCAATCGAAGAATGGGGGTTAGATCCAAAGCATTCCTTTGTTATCGGAGACCGGAATACGGATATCGAAGCCGGGCGTGCCTTGGGTATGATGTCTTTGCTGGTACTTACCGGATATGGGCGGTCTGAGCGTTACGAAACACTCGCCCATTTTATTGTCCATGATGTAGCAGACGCTATCGCACATATAGAAATGCTCCATATTCGTAAACAAAAAGGGCTGACCTCTGACCTCTGGGACACCCCTTGA
- a CDS encoding serine/threonine protein kinase translates to METSTFHRLRELIAILEDLSGDDAQAFLDKISSEEPEIGGELRMIWQKMCEPELPLDRLIAHTPLLHEWAFEQPHADLSGRIFGHYMLKVWIGEGGMGEVYLAERIDKKELIAAVKVLRLGAPAIRRQFEQEQNILAGLRHPGIAYFLDSGTTHDGISYLVMEYVEGIPITEYCNCFQLTIDARLAYFAEISAIVQYAHKHLVVHRDLKPSNILVTPEGRLKLLDFGIAKLLQPTSNRVKTQLHFLTPDYASPEQLLGEAITTSSDVYSLGVLLYELLVQVRPYNFEHKNLGQILEVIQNSPLKLPSVYLEAASEAIGLSVAQSRQTTVVSLIRRLQGDLDMIVRKALATDPNERYPSAEALMQDVRLFLMNKPIGARKPTFSYKALKFYDRNKRLVVSGVLAALVLLSGITAIIVQQMENWRQTQRSEELAIFLENILLGQSYEGQQTVQLDSLRARQLIQLGWQRMEDRLRQQPEMQVRILTALSELASSNEFWITADTLAQHAVRKSAFARNSPKLFIRTYLQAAFAATNLSKTLVSNKYLETAGDVLNQISPVDHKMRARVMTARARNDLLEGETETAKTMLQTALEIVKPFQDHNSYIIRGEIYRQLGRRDAMEDKIGGSTNHYKESLMAFQLAYGRQHPKVLQAMTDLSRMLNLDRREKDAEYLLREARINARASRSELPWIQAMIDVELANSMYGQNRLEEATSYLVAAENALGKQYPHLQKLQIHLSVAQRLAGLYSQTGKTEEYRAILSVASRLARDLVTNTTQLFEPGHVQRVQACISLSDVLRVNGAYPDAISNLKQCTRVLQRQRTSQYLTSLARIRLADLYILNRDFGAADAELSLARKSEETNNTTFHPSIWGELRSVEGWLAWQRNQTGQALLKSGYEMLLETRGITNPATQEALRRVEVSNGQKNLP, encoded by the coding sequence ATGGAAACCTCTACCTTTCATCGTCTCCGTGAATTGATTGCCATCCTCGAAGACCTTTCGGGCGATGATGCACAAGCATTTTTAGATAAAATATCAAGCGAAGAACCCGAAATCGGTGGAGAGTTACGCATGATCTGGCAAAAAATGTGTGAGCCAGAATTACCCTTAGATCGCTTGATTGCGCATACACCCCTCCTCCATGAATGGGCTTTTGAACAACCCCACGCCGACCTTTCTGGCCGGATTTTTGGACATTATATGCTCAAAGTCTGGATTGGGGAAGGAGGAATGGGTGAGGTTTATCTGGCAGAACGGATAGATAAAAAAGAACTGATCGCTGCGGTCAAGGTGCTTCGATTAGGGGCCCCTGCGATCCGGCGTCAGTTCGAACAAGAGCAAAATATCTTGGCGGGACTAAGACACCCTGGAATTGCCTATTTTTTAGATAGTGGAACGACACACGATGGGATTTCTTATTTGGTTATGGAATATGTGGAAGGAATTCCAATAACCGAGTATTGTAATTGTTTCCAACTTACGATTGATGCACGATTGGCCTATTTTGCAGAAATTTCTGCGATTGTACAATATGCACATAAGCATTTGGTCGTCCATCGAGATCTTAAACCATCCAATATATTGGTAACACCAGAAGGAAGACTAAAGCTATTAGATTTTGGGATTGCAAAATTGCTCCAACCTACCTCTAACCGCGTAAAAACACAGCTACACTTTCTTACGCCCGATTATGCGAGCCCAGAACAGTTATTGGGCGAGGCCATTACTACGTCGTCTGATGTGTATAGTTTGGGCGTTTTGCTCTATGAGCTATTGGTACAAGTGAGGCCCTATAACTTTGAGCATAAAAATCTGGGACAAATCTTGGAGGTCATTCAAAATAGCCCACTCAAATTGCCGAGTGTATACTTAGAAGCGGCATCGGAAGCCATTGGACTTTCTGTTGCTCAATCACGTCAGACGACCGTGGTATCTCTGATCCGAAGGCTGCAAGGGGACTTGGATATGATTGTCCGCAAGGCATTGGCAACAGATCCAAACGAACGGTATCCCTCAGCCGAAGCCTTGATGCAAGACGTTCGGTTGTTTCTGATGAATAAGCCCATTGGCGCGAGAAAACCAACTTTCTCCTATAAAGCGCTAAAATTCTATGACCGCAATAAACGACTGGTGGTTAGTGGTGTACTGGCTGCTTTGGTTTTATTATCTGGCATTACTGCGATTATCGTTCAACAAATGGAAAATTGGCGACAAACCCAACGTTCGGAAGAGTTGGCCATTTTCTTAGAGAATATACTGCTCGGTCAGAGCTATGAAGGACAACAAACGGTGCAGTTAGACTCTCTAAGAGCACGGCAACTGATTCAGCTTGGGTGGCAAAGAATGGAAGATCGATTGAGGCAGCAGCCCGAGATGCAGGTACGTATCCTAACAGCCCTATCGGAATTGGCTTCCTCGAACGAATTTTGGATTACGGCGGATACACTGGCACAACATGCGGTCAGGAAAAGTGCATTTGCCAGAAATTCACCAAAACTGTTTATCCGAACCTATTTGCAGGCTGCTTTTGCCGCGACAAATTTGTCAAAAACCCTAGTATCAAATAAATACCTTGAAACTGCTGGAGATGTATTAAACCAGATAAGTCCTGTTGACCATAAAATGCGGGCCCGTGTGATGACGGCACGTGCCCGAAACGATTTGTTGGAAGGAGAGACAGAGACCGCCAAGACAATGTTACAGACTGCTTTAGAAATCGTGAAACCCTTTCAAGACCATAATTCTTATATCATTCGAGGTGAAATTTACCGACAACTTGGCCGTCGGGATGCCATGGAAGATAAAATTGGGGGTTCAACCAACCACTATAAAGAATCCTTGATGGCTTTCCAACTGGCCTATGGCCGCCAACACCCTAAAGTACTACAAGCCATGACAGACCTGAGCCGGATGTTGAACTTGGACCGGCGCGAGAAAGATGCCGAGTACTTGCTCCGAGAGGCGAGAATCAATGCGCGGGCTTCGCGGTCTGAGTTGCCATGGATACAAGCCATGATTGATGTTGAACTGGCGAACAGTATGTATGGCCAAAACCGCCTCGAAGAAGCGACTTCGTACTTGGTGGCTGCCGAAAATGCGCTTGGGAAACAATATCCGCACCTCCAAAAGTTGCAAATTCATTTATCCGTCGCACAGCGCTTGGCAGGGTTGTATTCCCAAACAGGAAAAACGGAAGAATACCGAGCCATTCTTTCGGTTGCATCCCGCCTTGCCCGAGACTTGGTGACCAATACAACCCAGTTGTTCGAGCCCGGCCATGTGCAGCGTGTACAGGCCTGTATCTCGCTATCGGATGTTTTGCGGGTGAATGGCGCCTACCCAGACGCCATTTCCAACTTAAAACAATGTACTCGGGTATTGCAACGCCAACGAACTTCCCAATACCTGACTTCTCTTGCCCGCATCCGGTTGGCAGACCTGTATATACTGAATCGCGACTTCGGTGCGGCCGATGCTGAACTCTCCTTAGCCCGAAAATCCGAAGAAACAAATAATACTACGTTCCATCCAAGTATCTGGGGCGAACTCAGAAGTGTAGAAGGATGGCTGGCTTGGCAAAGGAATCAAACTGGGCAAGCCCTTCTTAAGAGTGGTTACGAGATGCTTCTTGAGACAAGAGGGATCACAAATCCTGCTACACAAGAAGCATTGCGTCGGGTAGAGGTCTCGAACGGGCAAAAAAACCTTCCTTAA